The Mesorhizobium sp. AR10 genome includes the window AATTGCATTGCGTATCGCGCTCGCCGCATCGGCTGCGCTGCTGACCTTGGGCGTTGCCCAGGCTCAGGAAAAAACCTTGAAGATCGGCACGGAGGGAGCCTATCCGCCGTTCAACAATCTCACCGCCGACGGCCAGCTCGTGGGTTTCGACATCGACATCGCCAAGGCGCTTTGCGACGAGATGAAGGTGAAGTGCGAATTCGTTGCGCAGGATTGGGACGGCATTATCCCGGCGCTTCAGGCCGGCAAGTTCGACGCCATCATTGCCTCGATGTCGATCACGCCCGAGCGCGCCGAGAAGGTCGACTTTACCCACAAATACTACAACACGCCATCGGCGCTTGCCGCACCGAAGGACACCACGCTCAAGGGCGTGACCAAGGAAGATCTCGCCGGCAAGACCGTCGGTGTCGCCACCACGACGACGCATTTCAACTATGCCTCGAAGACCTACACGGACAGCACCATCAAGGGCTATCCGAGCAGCCCCGAAGAGCAGGCCGATCTCGCCAATGGCCGGCTTGACGCCATTGAGGACGACATCGTCGTGCTGAGCCAATGGTTGGACACGCCAGACGGTGCCTGTTGCAAGATTCTCGGCACGCCCTCCCCGCAGCCGGTCGAGATATTTGGCCCTGGCGCCGGTATCGCCGTACGCAAGGGCGAGACCGATCTGGTCAACAAGTTCAATACGGCGATCGACGCCATTCGCGCCAACGGCAAGTACAAGGAAATCAACGACAAGTACTTCAAGTTCGACGTCTTTGGCGGCGATTCCTGACAATACAATCAAGACGGCGGGAAATTTCCCGCCGTCTTCGTACTCGGCTCCAAGAACCCGTTATGGAGATAAGCCCAGTCGATGCCCGGCCCAAGTATATGGACGCTTCTCAGCTGGGGACCAGATGGCTGGTCAGACGATATCGCCTATGGGGCAATGGTCACCGTCGCCCTTGCGCTCGCCACGCTTCCCATCGGCTTGACGATCGGCTTCTTTGTAGCACTGGCCAAGCAGTCCGAAGAACCCTCGCTGCGCCTCGCCGCCAACATCTACACCACGGTCTTCCGTGGTCTGCCGGAACTGGTGACGCTTTTTCTGTTCTTCTTCGGCGTGCCGATCCTGCTGCAGCATCTCATAAGATTGATCTACCCCGACTCCACGATCGACGTTAACAGCTTCGTTGCGGGCATGATCGTGCTTGCCCTCATCTTCTCGTCCTATGCCAGCGAGGTTTTCCTCTCGGCCTTTCGCGCCATACCGAAAGGTCAGTACGAGGGCGGCTATGCCATTGGCCTTTCGAACTGGCTGACCATGCGCAAGGTGATCTTGCCGCAACTCCTTCGCATTGCATTCCCCGGCCTCGAAAATTGCTGGCTGAGCCTGCTCAAGGACACGTCGCTCGTGTCGGTCGTCGGTCTTGCGGAAACGCTGCGCAATGCCGGCGTGGCCGCCCGGGTCACCAAGCATTCGT containing:
- a CDS encoding ABC transporter permease, translated to MPGPSIWTLLSWGPDGWSDDIAYGAMVTVALALATLPIGLTIGFFVALAKQSEEPSLRLAANIYTTVFRGLPELVTLFLFFFGVPILLQHLIRLIYPDSTIDVNSFVAGMIVLALIFSSYASEVFLSAFRAIPKGQYEGGYAIGLSNWLTMRKVILPQLLRIAFPGLENCWLSLLKDTSLVSVVGLAETLRNAGVAARVTKHSFLFYSVAALVFLILAVVSSFATNAILRSLGKREAQR
- a CDS encoding ABC transporter substrate-binding protein produces the protein MRIALRIALAASAALLTLGVAQAQEKTLKIGTEGAYPPFNNLTADGQLVGFDIDIAKALCDEMKVKCEFVAQDWDGIIPALQAGKFDAIIASMSITPERAEKVDFTHKYYNTPSALAAPKDTTLKGVTKEDLAGKTVGVATTTTHFNYASKTYTDSTIKGYPSSPEEQADLANGRLDAIEDDIVVLSQWLDTPDGACCKILGTPSPQPVEIFGPGAGIAVRKGETDLVNKFNTAIDAIRANGKYKEINDKYFKFDVFGGDS